GTTCCTACAGGACCCGCTGCCATAATAGCAGGTAAAATTTACTTTGTTGCAGACAGGATTGGGTGGGCAAAAAACCCCAGACGGCAGCGATTTGTGGGAAAACACTCAATCTTTcgtctatttgccagaagctaggaatgggcgacaggggctggatcactggatgattccctgttctgttcattccctctggggcacctggcattggccactgttggaagacaggatactgggttggatggatctttggtctgacccagtctggctgttcttatgttcttataaacagAATTTCAGCcacatgttttgttttaaaggagcATGGGGGAATCTGTCTCTCTTGCGGGATCTGCAGGATCCAAGTTTTTGCAGGTGGGAGCAGGATAAAAATGCAAGAGACAATGCGTGAGTGGATGTTGTGGGAAAGGAGAAGGATAAAAAAAATAGTCCCCCGCAGGGCTCTGCAGTAAGGTTTcctagtgcagacacagctaCAGAACCTGTGGAAGGCGCTTATGTGGAAACACAGAGCCTTGTTATCTTTGGCAACATGCTACAGATAAGGTACAGCAGTCTATAGCAGGGGTGCCGACATGGGGGGGAATCCAGCTCACATGGTTTATTTAAgtgtgcaaaaaaaaacaacccttagatcagtgtttcccaaactgtgggccATTGGAAGGATCCAAGTGGGTCACCCAGTACTGCCCCTCTCTCTGCCAgaaggggacagggctgggaggcCAGAGCAAAGGGGTTGGGAGAGTGCGGAGCAGGAGGGAAGAAAGGatagaaaaagaaataaatagtTGGTGGGTCGCCTTactaaaaagtttgggaaccactgccttaggcgAACCAGAGGACTTTGATATCACATGACCTTTGGGGAGGCTGTGTATCAGGAATCCTGTgctcaaatgaccccaaatttggatcatTAACCCTACCCCACCACCTGCACACAGCACAGCAAATTTCCAGAAAAGCTGAGTCAGTGGGTGGATTTTAGGGCACTTAGAAGAGTCATCTGTTAAACAATCAGTGAGTCAGGACGTTAACTCTACCAATGCTGCTACTGTACTGCAGCCTGCATGACATGGTCAGATTGGCCAGTATCTCAACTCCCATTacacagaagaagaagaaaaagaagaaaaaaaaagaagtcacTACCCCTTGCGGTGCCAAGAAAACCTGCTAAATATGAGCCGAGCATGAAtgacatctgcctgagtctgcaggcatgAGTCTGAACCAACAGCTCAGAGGAGAGTAAACTCCCTTGTCCATCTCACTGGGGCACCAGTTCTGATAGGTCAGTGACTATGCTTCACTAACTATTTCAGCGCTGATTGCCTGAGCATCTGGAATAGGGAAGGAGATAGGAGCCCCAAGGGAGGTGAGACTtaggaggggctgcaggaagggaagaagagacaCCAAGGAGATATGCGGCAACATGGGAAGGGCAGGATGGATGTAACCTCTCAACCACCTGACCCTCAAGTTGAAAACCCCCCTGAACCATGCAATCCCTGGTCGGGGTGGAgagcaaaggtggtggggagggggagcctggcacCTGCCTTCAGCTCAGTAATTTTCTCCTCTTCACTTGATTTCTGTTTCAGAACCGCATCCAGCTTCTTCTTCAGCGGATCCAGATGGCCCTGGAGTTTCATCTACAAAGAAAAGACAATAAacatcctccccacccctgatAGGTTTATCACCAAATCTGTCTTTTCTGTATGTATTTTCCCTTACTGGGCTCATAGGTTTTAATGTCAAGAGTGACCATCTCGTCTGGCTTCAATGGACcaggaggcagcatggtctaacGGGTaggagcagcagagcaggagacctggggtcaattcctggctctgttgcaaactccctgtgtgacctagAGCCACTCGATTTCTCTGAGCCTCAGCTCCCCCTGTCTAAGCCAGGGGACAATCCTTCCCTGGTATGTCctgtgtttacactgtcagctCTCTGCAACTCCCCCACCTGCGTGTACAGAGCCTAGAACGACTGGGCTGCCATCAGCTGGAGCTTCCAGGCGCTGCTGTAATATTCAGACTCACGAAATCTGGAGAGACTCCAGCCCGGACTCTTCCGGTTTTGCTGGAGGACTAGAGAGGGCGAGGGCAGGACAGTAACATCGCAACAGGTTGAAACCTGAGCTGCCGTTGCACGcactttagggcttgtctacacttgaaacgctCCAGCGCAGCGCTTCACATGGACACTGTCTACGCCGATGGGAGGGGTTCGCCCGTCAGCATAGGTCCTCCACTTCTTCAGAGGAGGTAGCCGAGTCGAAGGAAGAATTCCGTCAACCAAGTGCTGCCTACACCAGGGGTCAGGCCAGCTTACCCACATCGCtcaagggggtggatttttcacacccctgagagacgtaaCTGGGTCGACTGAACTTTAGTGCAGGCCAGGTCTATAACAGCATCACAGTTATATCAGTCTGATGTAACacatgttggtccaataaaagatatgacctcactctccttgtctctctagtagcctgggactgacacagctacaacactgcaagcGCACTTTAAGCCTCATTAAAAAAGCCAGTCCGAGGCCCGTTTAAaaactctccctgccctgctgcaaCCCAGGTGTTTTGATAACTGtttcctggttttgttttttccttcccttttaacTAGTGTTTTTCCCATCCCTGCTGCTGTGGAAAAGTCCCCCAACGAACAGGAAAAGGACTAATTATACAGAGGGCCGGCCATGGACCTGGCAATCCACACAGTGCTGTCCACTGCACACAGGAAAAACTGAGACGAGAAATAAaatatcccccctccctccccgcacctctcCTGATCTCTTTTAGTTACCGGAATAttgggccttgatcctgcaaacacttatgagGGTAATTTTACGCAGATATGTCGCCCCCCTGAACTCAGCAGGGGTTAGTCACTCATTGCAGGACCAGGGTGTTAGCTGTAACTTTTATAAGTATTTATGTTTTAATCTGTGGCAGCACctaggagctccagccagggatcAGGACACCactgcactaggtgctgtacaaacagaacagaaaggcagcccctgccccaaggagcttacagttaGAGCTCTGCCCGGATACAAAATGTATCTGCGCAGATGCGGATATCCATGGGTATAAAGTGGATATCCGcggagctgcagggctctaccaGGAATACAGACCGCTGTGTGGACGAGACTCCTGTCTAGGAGCGTGCAAGCCACTTGCACACACTCGCGCCACCAGGGACAGCTGCTGGTGAGCCTGGTGCCCGCCctagtgggcagggctggggacagcacAGCCATACCGGAGGAGCTGCCTGGGCTGGGTGCTAGCTCCTGCGAGCGGCAGcccgacatgctgctgctttcgcTGCTGTGGATCCTGGTAGAGCCCAGCAGTTCTGCGGAGAGCCGCAGCcacggatataaattttgtattcACGCAGGGCTCTACTTACACAGTCTCCAAGAGACAATGTCAGCTTGTGGGACTATTTCAGCCAGCCACAAATTTTCATCTACgtgcagccccacaggccccgtGCGCCCCCTCTCCCTGTGGTGGCTTGCCCCAGAGTTGCCATTTTTACCCCTGCCCCAGAAAGGCCCCCAAAATCCCGAAGGCAAGCCCAAGCCCATCATAACCCACAGCAACATTAGGAACCTGCAGTCTAGACCTCATTGCTCTGCACTGTCATCTGTCGGTCTGCATTCCAGCTGGAAGGGGTCACAGGGACAGCGGGGGCCTGCCCCCACTGCGGTCATgccagcaggggtggggtggcatgCTCTTCAGAATGGGGTCCTCTTCCCAACGTGACCTCTGTATGGGGACCACGGAGGTGCTCCAGAACTAGCATCCGGCTCACACCATTGAAAAGGTCAGATCACCCTCACGATACTAGCAGTTGCCACATTTCCAGGCAGAATTTTAAGCTGACAGCGTCCCTCTAACGACTTCCTTCTTCTACAATGCCCGGGAGACTCAATGATCACAGAAACAAGCTTTTCAATTGAACCCAGACACTGAGGCTCAGAGTGTCACAGGTATTTAGATggctaagtcccactgaagtcagcaccTAAATGCCTGTGATGCTCTGGGCCTGAGCAACTGATGGTCTTATTGGTCTGAtcctctcccagcccagcctTGTCACTTGTCAGCCCCCATCGAGATGTCAGATCCTGCTCTCAGCTCTGCTCAGTGGGACTCAGGAGCTACCCAGACCAGCTCTGACTCCAGGGAAATGCCTGCGCAGAGCCCCTCCCACGAGGGAGGCCTTACAGTGTAAgccaggggtgggtaaactttttggcccgagagccgcatctgggtatggaaattgtatggcaggccatgaatgctcacaaaattgggggttggggtacaggagggggtgagggctctggggtgggccagaaatgagttgagggtgtgggagggggttgcagactgggggagggggttggggtgcaggggggagtgaGGGTTCCATCTGGGgatacgggctctggggtggggctgggggtgcaggagggtgctctgggctgggactgaggggctcagactggaaccatatagaacatggttgcaaccgaAGTCCCGTAGTAGCACCAAAttttatgtaaagggggtcatgtaaggtgtctaagaccaggttatgggttgctggttatgattatgctgtctgtatgtatgtatcattttgtagttgaagttatgagtattggatctatactgtctgtatttcaaatgtgtgctgtgcttctgggaaacatcccagacaagttggtgttagctctgcctagactgcctgatggcccattaaggaccatcagctacacaactgacccatggagagaaggcagatacgccctgtaactcagcaaagtatgcggggacttgcccatgtgactccagactccattttgctgtaattttccacagtaagaacaaagaagggtgcttacacctggaaaagagactataaaaggctaatgcctcatctccatctggtcttcaatcctgcttctacctctggagggactttgctacaaatggaagctctacacaagggactgaacaacccatcccagcgggggatgttccagagacttgacttgaacctgcagtttactccatcactgctacaagcctgaactaagaactttgccatcactgtgtgtaattgattccatttaaccatttctagctctcatctatatccttttccttttatgaataaacctttaggttttagattggcaacagcgtgatttgtgggtaagatctgatttgtatattgacttAGGTCTGTGGCTTgagattgagagaacctttttcttttactggagtgttggttttcataaccagacatccccaggatgagtggcactggtggtaatactgggagactggagtgtctaagggaattgcgtGTGTGACTTGTGggtagccagtggggtgaaaccaaagtcctctttgtctggctggtttggtttgccttagaggtggaaaaaccccagtcttgggctgtaactgccctgtttaagcaattagtcctgaattgacactctcagttgggtcccgccagaaccgcatcatcacaagtacagggggtgagggctccatctggggatacgggctctggggtggggctgggggtgcaggagggtgctctgggctgggacagaggggctcagagggcaggagggggatcagggccagggcaggggttggggcacagcagggggccAGGGGTACAGGCtttgggtggcgcttacctcaggaaacaaccggaagcagcagcatatctcctctctggctcctatgtggagatgccgtcaggtggctctgcacgctgcccctccACAGGtgccgcctctgcagctcccattggctgcggatcctggccaatgggagctgctggctgcccctacccataggagctgtaggtgggacatgccgctgcttccgggagccgagcagagccacagcacacgtggagcagggcaagccgcagaccccgctccccggcaggagctcgagggccggctTAAAACATttgaagggccggatgtggcccctgagccatagtttgcccaccctggtgTAAGCTGCCTATGACTTGAGAAGGGCCCAGGAAACACACCGGTGGGAgccggaaaaaaaaaaaccaaacagctcCCATCTATCCCATCCCAATGCAATCCAGCACCAGCAGTCTCTGACCAGTCTTACCAAACGACTCAGTTCAGCCAACCCCATCCCACTGCAGATCAAACCAACTCCCAATCACACTCAGCCGCATGAACACCTGATCAAGCCAGCAACTCCCAGCCAACCGCTCAAcccaccatcagccaccaagtGAACCCAACTCCCTCACTGATGCAACGCAATAACTCCAGCCACTAGCTAGCTTTACCAAAACCATCACTGCCAACCCAATCCCACTGCAAACCAAGCCGATGCAATCTCCCCTATTCAAACCCCCTGGTCAAACCAACACCTCCCAGCCAATTAACCCCCAACTTCTTCTTAGTGTATCTGCAACGTGCCTCGGGCAGCACATGACCAAAATTCATCGccaaatttggtctgctggttggaccattagcttccctggctcgGGCCAGGTACTGATGGAGAGTGCAACATAAACGCTGATCCATGCATGCTCAACTACCATCAGCCAAGCAACCAACTCAACCCAACCCACCGGCCTCTAGCTAGCCTCTACAAAACCCAATACTGCCGACTTCGTACCTTGTAATCCTGCACCACCTCCTCCAGCGGGACAACGCTGTGGTGCTTGTGGCTCCGGGACTCCCGGCACACCACACAGATAGCATGCTCGTCCACCTCACAGAAGAGCTTGAGGGGTTCCTGGTGTTTCTCACACAGGGCTCTTTTCTCCAGCCCCCCTGCCACTTCTGCCATACTCCCAGACCTCCCAGATGCCGAGGTCCCAGCGGCCGGTGACGCGAGCTTCTGGGGGTGTGGGTGCATCTGTCGGATGATGTGCACCATATTGGCCAGCTGGAGGTTGGGCCGGAAGTTCCTCTGGGGGAAGGTCTTGCggcactgggggcaggtgaaGGTTGGGGGGTGTCGAGGTCGTGTGgccactgctgctgggggaggcggTGGCAGCggctcttcttcctcctcctccacgtCCTCTTCCTCCATCACCTCCTCATCATAATCATCCTCCTCGAAGAACAGCTCATCTCCTACCTCATCCTCCCACATGTCGTCCTCCCCTGGGTCATCCCACAGGTCGGTGTCCTCGTCTTCCTCGCTCCACATATCGTCTTCCTCCTCGGCCAGATCATCCCCgtacccctcctcttcctcctcgttGTACTCTACATTGTCATCATCGTCCAGCTCATCCACGTCGTCCTCCTCACCGCCCATCCCCATGTCGTCCCCCATGGCCTCGTACTCGGCCTGGCCCTCACCCTCTTCCTCGCCTCCCCAGAGCTGAGTGATGCAGACGCGGCAGAAGTTGTGGCCGCAGCCGATGGAGACGGGGTCGGTGAAGTAGTCGAGGCAGATGGCGCAGACGGCCTCCTCCTGCAGCGTCTCCACCGCGTTGGGCTGCCCACCCACCATGGAGCCACTTTCCCCAGCCACCGCCATGGACCCTCTGCACCAACTgagcctgcagcccccaccctcaccttcCCCCCGGGGTCCTgagtcccctgccctgagtcccctgccctgagttctctaccctgagcccccctccagcGTCCTGAGCCCCCCACTGAACCTGAGCCCTaccactgaccccccccccctctgccccagacaCCAGCAGGGCCCTGAGcgtcttccttctcctcccccactagggccctgcccccctcagggCTCTGAGGCCCCGGAGCCTCCTGCTCCCGCGGGCCCAGCTGAcagctgccccagccagcccagtgTTGCGAAGGACGCTCtaccctccccacccaccgctcTCTATGGTGTGCgaggcttttttttccccaccggAAGTGGCTGCGAGACAATCTATCCCCCACCGGCGGGCTACCCCATGCGATGGTATGTGGTCATGTGACCGGAAGTGGCAGTGAGACGCTCTCCCGCCAATCTCTGGGAAGCGGTCTTTTAAGCGGAAGTGCCCGCCGGACGCTCTATCTCCGCCCCAGCGCCCAACACTATAGTATAACGGCATGTGACCGGAAATGCATGCGAGGCGATCCATCCCCTCGCTCACTCTCTATGGTATAAGGGTATTTGACCGGAAGTGCCTGCAAGATACTGTAACTCCTGCCCTCTACGGCGAAAAGTTCTTGGCGCGGCAGGCCCTGCGAGGCGGTCTAGCCCCATGGACTCGATACTCTATGGTGCGGTTCACTCCCCCGATCTGCGGTGCCGGCAGGACGCTCTATCCGCACCCCGCGCCTCTCTATAGGGTTTAAAAAAATACCGGAAATGAGTGGGTGGACGCGCTATCTCCCGGAAAGCCCttttctctgtggcctctcggcGGGAGGGTTATGACGCTCTGCCTTctgcctcctgcctcccctctaGTCTCTATGGTCAAAGGGTGCGGGGGCCGAAGTTCTTGGGGCGTGGCCGGCGTAGGCCCCGCCCTCAGCTGAGTGGGAGGAGCCAATGAGCGGGGGGAGAGACTCAGGGGTGGGGCCGGAGGCAGCTATAGAGccgtgggggtggaggtgggaagcGGCCCCTGAGCTTGCAGCGCTGCCTGCCCCAGGCCTGGTGGTGGGCAGTGGGTCAGGCCAACGAGGGCGTCGTGGGGCCATGaaaacaaagggggtggggggacactggggatgggagggactGGTGGTTGTGGCCTGAAGCATTAGGGTCTCCCTCTTGCTGCCTATGGGGCAGGCATCAGGGCACTCTGTGACCCATGCCCCTGCTGAAGGAGTCATATCCCCTGCACGTACAGGGTGCAGTGGAGGCTGGCCTGCCGGGGCTCCCCTCCCACCACAAGTGGCTGCAggtcctcccccacacacacacttggctTCAAGCCTGTGTCCAAGGCAGGTCCCCCCAAAAGGGATCCATCCATCACACCCTTCTACAGGGCAAGGGGCAGGGACGATGACAGAGGGATTCCCTGAGTCAGGGAAGAGGTCAACAAATGAGAAAACAGGAAGAGCGTGTGGGTACAAGGTTCAGAatcagggatccagagggggctgccaagcaggaAAGTCCGGAGAGTGCCCATTGGTCTTTGAAAGAGTCCAGGGAGCTGGTGGATGCCATCCAGAGGAACTTTGCCTGGAGGCAGGAACAGACAAGTAAACATACGTCAGCCCCACAGTCACAAAGaacacccacccctgcccaacCTTCTTGTCCTCAATggatagatggccattttagccagggcaagGAGAAGGGCCCCAAGGATAGGGGGTAAACAAATAAAGAGATGTGAGCAAAAGTGCAGTTGGGACCTTGGCAGGAGGTTCTGGAGGAGATGGAAAAGGGACTGCAACCAGGCCCGCTGCAAATACTTGTGCAGCAGGATTTCCTTGGCACAGAAAGAACAACCTGGGGGGATGACCTATGTAAACTGTCAGCATCACATCCATGCTAACAACTCCATGAAGGAGCTTCCAATGTATATCCCCAGTGGACTGTGGGACCAGGGTGCAATATAGGTTGGCCCACCTCTGCAGGTGACAGCAGGTTCCCCTACATGGTGttggggcagagctggctgagtACCCACCTCTCCTGAGTATCTCACAAGTGGAAGCAGGTGGAAGATGCTCTGTGCCCCTAACCTTGTAGTCCATCTGGTGCCTGCAATGGGGAGCTGGATTGTCTAGCCCCCATCTCACTGGCCTGGGAGGTATCCAGGGGGAATCTCTCTCCCCAGCCAGAgcgggcagggatgggggggaggtGTCTACtggaggagaggggcagtggaGCTTGTATGGGGAGGTGAGAGGGGTTTAATAGAGGGGAGGGACTGGATGGAGAAGGGgttggttgggggaggggtctAATTGAGTGGGTGTGACTTGTGtatggaggagggaggggtttCAGTGAAGGACCCTAATGTTGGGGTGGGAAGTGTGCAGAGGAAGAACTTGTGTGAAGGTTCCTCGTCGCGGGGAAAGAGCAGGAGCCTGTAGGGAAAGGGGGTGGAGTAGAAGGAGAAATGGGGACTAAATCCCCCAAGTTAGAGGAGTAAGAGAGCAGGGGAAATAAAGAGGCCAAAGCAAAAGGAAGAGCACGATGGATTTGAAGCTGCCTGTAATAGTCTCTGAACACTACATGCTCTGAGTACAGTCGAGAGGTTTACCGGTTGCAGATGTTGGGTTAATTCAATAATTGGGTGATCAGGACACTCCTCAGAAAGGTGGACAATACACAGATAAGAAATCCTCAGCAAATGGCCAGGACTAACCATGAGATGTTGCCTTTGTCTCCCAGTGGGCTGCAGAAACTGCTTTGACCAGCTTTAAGAGACGCAAGTGGAACAAAGAACTTTGCAGCGAATGAAAGGGCAACCCAGTGAATGGAAGGAACACTTCAAGAACAGGGTCTGCTGGTGTGCAGGCCTGTGTTCTTAAAAGCACGGCATCCCAATGCCAAGACaagcagggacggctctaggtattttgccgccccaagcacagaagGCAGGCTctcttcagcagcttgcctgctggaggtccccggtcccgcggatttagcggcagcctgcgggaggtctgccgaagccgcagaaccagcagaccctccgcaggcatgccgccaaaggcaacctgcccgctgccctcacggcgaccggcagagcgccccccgcggcttgctgccccaggcacacgcttggcatgctggtgcctggagccgcccctgaagacAAGACAGCTCTTCGCTATTGGACATGATGTATTGAGCAGCAAAAGGAGACTTGATCCAGTAAAATATTTAACATTCACCCACTGCCAAAAATTGCAATGGTCATACATGATTTTAGTATGAAAGAGAATCCCGTATCAATGTATCTGTCTGCATAACGCCTCTGAGCAGTTCACAAACTTGTCTTACCTGGTGTTCTGATTGCCTGAGTTGAACTGGGTTTTTTGGTAATCCACTGTCCATAGAGTTTCACTCCTTTAAATTGGttagtttttaaaatgctattttgaTGACTCTTAGCACTTCATCATTTCCCTTCGTTAACATGGTGCAGATGGATGTCTGTGTGTTCGTTCATTTCTATGTTCATAGCAAATAATCTTTGAAAATATTAATAGTTGCTAGTAGCTTCAGGAGTCACCTCTCACAGTGTTTCTAGTATAACACTTCCTGTTCGTATGGTAGATGGCAGCTTGAGTTTTTAAAGCtaaatttttgttctttttaccCAGTTTATTCTTTGGGATCATATGACTGCAAGGTGGACTGATTTCCTGATTTCTCTGATGCTGATTATGTAGCAACTACTTCTCTGGGATAGTTCAGGGGTTTGAGTATTgtcttgctaaacccagggttgtgagttcaatccttggcgGGGGCTATTTAAGGCAAAAATCTacctgggaattggtcctaccttgagtagggggttggactagatgaccttctgaggtcccttccaaccctgatattctattattcttccCTGACCAGAGGTATTTGCATCTGAATGTCTGTGACCCCCCACCCTGTTCATGTGGATGTCatagaaatacatttttttccccttaaactaAAGGAATTAACAGAGGCTTCAAGCCTTTCAATTTCCCttattcagggcttgtctacatggtgtgaTGCTAAAGGTGTGAAGTTAATGCGCCgtaaacccctgtgtggatgaTCTCGTTCAGAAGTAAAGTCACCTTAGTTATAACTATAGCAGTCTTGGCAACCATAGCAGATTGCAAGAGTCCTTCCCAAAAACGCTATTATTCATGAGACCTTTGATGTGTCCGAACACTTAAAAATTTTTGTATAGTCCAGGTGTAACCCCCATTTGATTTTTCAAAGAGAAGGAGCGAAGCAGTGGGGCACTCATCTTAATTTCCCGGAGCGTTGCCCCGTATGGAAAAGTCATTACGATATTTCCCAGGTCTCAGTTTTGGCCGACAAAATTTCAATAAATGGTTTAAGGTTGAAATTTAAGATGATCTTGCCTCTTCTCTCTGCCCTCCGCTGGTCTGGGCATCTGTTATGAGCAGGAGAATGAAGGCCGGATAGTGTCGTCATGGTAGATCCTGCTGTGCACACAGAGGGTGTTGGCCTGGCTGTATGGGGATACCCTCTATAAGCAATGTATAGAAATTCTTGTCCCAACAGAATTAACCAATCGATCCATATTTTTGGTGCTCTAACTGTAAAATTCCTCTTTGATCTCAGCCTCTAGCTGCTCACTAATCACATGTCATATAAAGCTTATCCGTTACTGTGTGCTCCCTGGGGAATTTAGCTCACAAACATAGGATTGCCTCTGACACCTTTCTGACATTTTCATGGTAATATTAATGGCTGCGATATCTGCATAGGTGTGAGAACACAGCTTGAGAGgctgtaataaaaatattttcagctcATTTAACACGTTGTGATGTTGCATCTCAGCCCACATGCACAGCGCAGGGCCAATCACCCGGCCCAGAAACACCCAGAAATAGGCTGTGACTGCAGTTACTAGATATGCTCTGTACTTTGTTTCTGAAGCTGTTTAGGATGTTTTCATTGTAGGCCAACCACCTGACAGATGAGCTGATCAGACATCAAGGGGGAAAATATTATAAACTTATCTGCTTAAGACAGCCCTGTGATATCAGCGGCTGCTCAGTGCAAGAGCGTGCCCGTGTGCCGACAGCCCTGAGAAGTGTTTTGAGAAGGACGGAGGATGCTGACATTCTTATGAAGAGCTGAAGAAGCCAGGTGCACACAACTACACGTTACACCCACATTACAGAGACCCTGGGCAAGATTCACAAAGGTACCTAGATGCCTAAATTTGGGTTTCGGGGCCTAAGTCCCAAGTTTTGGCTCCATGGCTATTCCCACAACTCCTGTCAAATTGTCTAGGCTCCTAAACTCACCCAGCACCTacattttcagggtaaaagttccttTTGGTGCCTGCCCCTGGGGTGAGGAGACATGAGGGGGTTTGGGCCCGGGGATGGCTTAATCCAGCCCTACAAACCTGGCAGCAAAGCACTGGCAGCTCCATGACCTGAGCGAGGGGAGCAGAGCCGGGAGCTCCGGCCCAGGGCTGGTAGCCAGTGAGCCTGGTGCGTGAACAAGAGACCAGCTCTGGCCAAGTGCTCCCTGTGCCAGCCTGTTACCAGGgcggtcacacacacagtgtcatCGAGAAGCATGTCACCTGCAGCTCCAAGCTCTGAGCAGCCGCTCCAGGACCAGGATCCCCATCATCCCTGTGTCCATGTAGACAGGAACAATCCTCCGTCTCCATAgaagcccccttctcccccctccccgcgaTACGGACGTCTCCTTTAGCTAGTCACTGACAGGGAGGCTTCTATGCACGATGCCCCCTAATGCGGGAAGAAGCTGCTGGAGCCCAGGGGCGGTGGGGCCccagggggcagggtctggggcggggggggggtctgcacGAGCCGGGTTgatcgctagga
The Mauremys reevesii isolate NIE-2019 linkage group 15, ASM1616193v1, whole genome shotgun sequence DNA segment above includes these coding regions:
- the TRIM41 gene encoding E3 ubiquitin-protein ligase TRIM41 — its product is MAVAGESGSMVGGQPNAVETLQEEAVCAICLDYFTDPVSIGCGHNFCRVCITQLWGGEEEGEGQAEYEAMGDDMGMGGEEDDVDELDDDDNVEYNEEEEEGYGDDLAEEEDDMWSEEDEDTDLWDDPGEDDMWEDEVGDELFFEEDDYDEEVMEEEDVEEEEEEPLPPPPPAAVATRPRHPPTFTCPQCRKTFPQRNFRPNLQLANMVHIIRQMHPHPQKLASPAAGTSASGRSGSMAEVAGGLEKRALCEKHQEPLKLFCEVDEHAICVVCRESRSHKHHSVVPLEEVVQDYKMKLQGHLDPLKKKLDAVLKQKSSEEEKITELKNKMKLEIKEFESDFELLHQFLIGEQVLLLHQLEERYEALLARQSSNISQLEEQGATLGRLIAEAEDKSRQDGLQLLKDIKDTFIRCESVKFQEPETVPVDVGKKYRNYFLQDVVMRKMEKVFRKVPQADVTLDPDTAHPHLSLSLDRRSVKLGERRQDLPDNPKRFDSDYCVLGSQGFSTGRHYWEVEVGGRRGWAVGAARETARRKEKTGGPYQKREIWCVGANGKKYQALTATEQTALPPGEKLRRFGVYLDYERGQLCFYNAENMAHIHTFNATFRERIFPFFRILAKGTRIKICT